In Erpetoichthys calabaricus chromosome 6, fErpCal1.3, whole genome shotgun sequence, one genomic interval encodes:
- the LOC127528372 gene encoding zinc finger BED domain-containing protein 4-like: MPCMAHTLQLALKDAMKQSGASSAVNKARNLIHSVRKSSVANEQMIKRCGRTLIRDCPTRWNSTLDMLKRLLETKATLNEVLDELGIDTLLTSDWAKLENQLKVLEPFGMHTDQLQTDSQSLSEVIPSLLNLEAHLQSTSGEKNLAQALLKCLRQRFTCLLDPISD; this comes from the exons ATGCCTTGTATGGCACACACACTTCAGCTTGCATTGAAAGATGCCATGAAACAATCAGGAGCCAGTTCTGCTGTTAACAAAGCCAGGAACCTTATTCATTCTGTCAGGAAATCTTCGGTAGCAAATGAGCAAATGATTAAAAG GTGTGGCCGAACACTGATTCGTGACTGCCCCACACGGTGGAACAGTACACTTGACATGCTGAAGCGACTTCTGGAAACTAAAGCTACACTTAATGAGGTTCTTGATGAACTCGGGATAGATACACTGTTGACCAGTGATTGGGCCAAGTTGGAAAACCAACTTAAAGTATTGGAGCCATTTGGCATGCACACAGATCAGCTTCAAACAGATAGCCAGTCTCTGTCAGAGGTGATACCTTCCCTGCTAAACCTGGAGGCACATCTCCAGTCAACTAGTGGAGAGAAAAATTTGGCACAAGCTCTTCTCAAGTGTTTGCGCCAACGTTTTACATGTCTGTTAGATCCCATTAGTGACTAA